The following are encoded together in the Sphaerodactylus townsendi isolate TG3544 linkage group LG14, MPM_Stown_v2.3, whole genome shotgun sequence genome:
- the USB1 gene encoding U6 snRNA phosphodiesterase 1 isoform X1 — protein sequence MSGTMLVGYSSSSSSSGSSSGSEDGSSAAAQEAAPQAGSPAALPAASIPAPRLPVPDSVLNMFSDQEETVLDDCSKHGGRVRTFAHERGNWATHIYVPYDAQEDFLDLLQILHAHAQTHVASLTAAAEFHISLSQSVILRHHWINPFVQSLKERLSSFHRFICRADQVKIYTNDTKTRTFVGLEVSSGHSQFLELVSEVDRVTEEFNLAPFYKNPSFHLSLAWCVGNLSEKLEGQCLHELQEIVDRFEDSSYFLRIHVAEVRCKSGKKVFSFPLR from the exons ATGAGCGGGACGATGCTGGTGGGctacagtagcagcagcagcagctcggGCTCGTCGTCGGGCAGTGAAGACGGCTCCTCCGCCGCCGCCCAGGAGGCAGCCCCCCAGGCGGGGAGCCCGGCCGCCCTTCCCGCTGCCAG CATACCTGCTCCCCGCCTTCCTGTACCAGACAGTGTGCTAAATATGTTCAGCGACCAGGAAGAGACGGTGTTGGATGACTGCAGCAAGCACGGAGGCCGCGTGCGGACCTTTGCACATGAACGAGGCAACTGGGCCACCCACATCTATGTGCCTT ATGACGCCCAGGAGGACTTCTTGGATCTGCTGCAGATCCTTCATGCACATGCCCAAACACATGTGGCATCACTGACAGCCGCAGCTGAATTCCACATCAGTCTCTCACAAAGCGTAATCCTCCGGCATCACTGGATAAACCCCTTTGTGCAGTCCCTCAAGGAACGCCTCTCCTCCTTTCACAG GTTCATCTGCAGAGCAGACCAAGTGAAGATTTACACCAATGACACTAAAACCAG GACATTTGTTGGCTTGGAGGTCTCTTCTGGGCATTCCCAGTTCTTGGAGTTGGTTTCTGAGGTGGACAGAGTTACGGAGGAGTTCAATCTAGCCCCATTCTACAAG AATCCCTCATTTCACCTCAGTCTCGCATGGTGTGTTGGAAACTTGTCTGAAAAACTTGAAGGCCAGTGTCTCCATGAACTGCAG GAGATTGTGGATAGGTTTGAGGATTCTTCCTACTTTCTGCGAATCCATGTGGCCGAAGTCCGTTGCAAGTCGGGCAAGAAGgtcttctcctttcctctgcgATAG
- the USB1 gene encoding U6 snRNA phosphodiesterase 1 isoform X2 → MFSDQEETVLDDCSKHGGRVRTFAHERGNWATHIYVPYDAQEDFLDLLQILHAHAQTHVASLTAAAEFHISLSQSVILRHHWINPFVQSLKERLSSFHRFICRADQVKIYTNDTKTRTFVGLEVSSGHSQFLELVSEVDRVTEEFNLAPFYKNPSFHLSLAWCVGNLSEKLEGQCLHELQEIVDRFEDSSYFLRIHVAEVRCKSGKKVFSFPLR, encoded by the exons ATGTTCAGCGACCAGGAAGAGACGGTGTTGGATGACTGCAGCAAGCACGGAGGCCGCGTGCGGACCTTTGCACATGAACGAGGCAACTGGGCCACCCACATCTATGTGCCTT ATGACGCCCAGGAGGACTTCTTGGATCTGCTGCAGATCCTTCATGCACATGCCCAAACACATGTGGCATCACTGACAGCCGCAGCTGAATTCCACATCAGTCTCTCACAAAGCGTAATCCTCCGGCATCACTGGATAAACCCCTTTGTGCAGTCCCTCAAGGAACGCCTCTCCTCCTTTCACAG GTTCATCTGCAGAGCAGACCAAGTGAAGATTTACACCAATGACACTAAAACCAG GACATTTGTTGGCTTGGAGGTCTCTTCTGGGCATTCCCAGTTCTTGGAGTTGGTTTCTGAGGTGGACAGAGTTACGGAGGAGTTCAATCTAGCCCCATTCTACAAG AATCCCTCATTTCACCTCAGTCTCGCATGGTGTGTTGGAAACTTGTCTGAAAAACTTGAAGGCCAGTGTCTCCATGAACTGCAG GAGATTGTGGATAGGTTTGAGGATTCTTCCTACTTTCTGCGAATCCATGTGGCCGAAGTCCGTTGCAAGTCGGGCAAGAAGgtcttctcctttcctctgcgATAG